One Paralichthys olivaceus isolate ysfri-2021 chromosome 21, ASM2471397v2, whole genome shotgun sequence genomic window carries:
- the LOC109626867 gene encoding archaemetzincin-2 isoform X1, which produces MTSQRKRLPVSTTWRSCSSPLGRSLIFTFSHINEMKVIQHSAETLQTALVSDRQDLAKLYRKYTKEERCLLEEGFLQGQGSLFQPIAVHSDSDWIPAHPEECQDFESFYRDHYRKTPTASHNTIYIQTIGSFGEAGVQTDQYVEWLRQYCQAFFYGLSVKLLPAVTVAETGCSFRVNSNSHNLQILTGDLLRFLGNRKPKDAFCIVGITMIDLYPKDSWNFVFGQASLSMGMGVFSFARYEDNFYSRNYAGRLKKRLQPKQGDYSVFDGYYTPPISSTLLLRSCKTMTHEIGHMFGIRHCQWLSCVMQGSNHLEESDRRPLDFCPICLRKLQVSVGFKIAERYKALLHWMEEDQRSIYRPDEASASQSTLSCSKPTEAFHASTLWLHRCLDVLEKT; this is translated from the exons ATGACGTCACAGAGGAAACGACTTCCGGTGTCAACAACATGGAGAAGTTGTTCGTCTCCTCTGGGACGTTCTCTTATTTTCACCTTTTCCCACATTAACGAG ATGAAGGTGATCCAGCACTCTGCagaaacactgcaaacagctttGGTCTCGGATCGCCAGGACTTGGCTAAACTTTACAGGAAGTACACCAAAGAAGAAAGGTGTCTTCTGGAGGAGGGATTCCTCCAGGGGCAGGGTTCCCTCTTCCAACCCATCGCAGTGCATTCTGACTCAGACTGGATCCCTGCTCACCCTGAGGAGTGTCAGGACTTTGAAAGCTTCTACAGAGATCATTACAGGAAGACCCCAACTGCGAGCCACAACACTATATATATTCAAACCATAG GTTCCTTTGGGGAGGCAGGGGTCCAGACAGACCAGTATGTGGAGTGGCTCAGACAATACTGCCAGGCCTTCTTCTATGGGCTTTCTGTCAAGTTGCTGCCTGCAGTTACTGTGGCTGAAACGGGATGCTCTTTCCGTGTTAACAGCAACTCACACAACCTTCAGATCCTCACTG GTGATCTTCTACGATTTCTGGGCAACAGGAAGCCAAAAGATGCTTTTTGTATTGTCGGAATCACAATGATTGACCTGTAccccaaagactcctggaactTTGTCTTTGGACAGGCGTCTCTCAGTATGG GAATGGGTGTTTTCAGCTTCGCCAGGTATGAAGACAACTTCTACAGCAGAAATTATGCGGGACGACTGAAAAAACGTCTGCAGCCAAAGCAGGGGGATTACTCTGTGTTTGACGGATATTACACTCCCCCCATCTCCAGCACTCTGCTGCTTCGTTCCTGCAAG ACAATGACACACGAGATTGGCCACATGTTTGGAATAAGGCATTGCCAGTGGTTGAGCTGCGTCATGCAGGGCTCCAACCATCTCGAGGAGTCTGATCGCAGGCCTCTGGATTTCTGTCCCATCTGCCTTCGCAAGCTACAAGTTTCAGTCGGCTTCAAAATAGCTGAAAGatacaag GCCTTACTGCACTGGATGGAGGAGGATCAGAGATCAATATACAGACCAGATGAGGCCTCTGCCTCTCAGTCTACACTCTCCTGTTCCAAACCCACTGAAGCCTTTCATGCTTCTACACTTTGGCTCCACAGATGCCTGGATGTACTGGAAAAAACATGa
- the si:dkey-21c1.1 gene encoding protein VCF1 yields MLTDNRKRHRSCNSEEDQQLSSQAKRSGGGPSLLVSDLDSESSSSDSSNGISSPERAIVVTTRPCIHSQNNCIAQHSLSPKPEDSASSMQHGFHGNGSSVSYDYINRVLREAHFSSLQTRGRPGST; encoded by the exons ATGCTGACTGACAACAG GAAACGACACCGTAGCTGCAACAGCGAGGAGGACCAGCAGCTCAGTTCTCAGGCCAAGAGGTCAGGAGGGGGTCCCAGCCTGCTTGTGTCAGATTTGGACTCAGAG tCTTCCAGCAGTGACAGCAGTAACGGGATCAGTAGTCCAGAGAGAGCAATAGTGGTCACTACCAGGCCGTGTATACACAGCCAGAACAACTGCATCGCCCAGCACTCCCTCAGCCCAAAGCCTGAAGACTCTGCCAGCTCCATGCAGCATGGTTTCCATGGCAACGGCAGCAGTGTCTCCTACGACTACATCAACAGAGTCCTGAGGGAGGCGCACTTCAGCAGTCTACAGACCAGAGGGCGTCCAGGCTCGACATGA
- the LOC109626867 gene encoding archaemetzincin-2 isoform X2, translated as MTSQRKRLPVSTTWRSCSSPLGRSLIFTFSHINEMKVIQHSAETLQTALVSDRQDLAKLYRKYTKEERCLLEEGFLQGQGSLFQPIAVHSDSDWIPAHPEECQDFESFYRDHYRKTPTASHNTIYIQTIGSFGEAGVQTDQYVEWLRQYCQAFFYGLSVKLLPAVTVAETGCSFRVNSNSHNLQILTGDLLRFLGNRKPKDAFCIVGITMIDLYPKDSWNFVFGQASLSMGMGVFSFARYEDNFYSRNYAGRLKKRLQPKQGDYSVFDGYYTPPISSTLLLRSCKTMTHEIGHMFGIRHCQWLSCVMQGSNHLEESDRRPLDFCPICLRKLQVSVGFKIAERYKMPGCTGKNMNYSVFQWLWKQQRRK; from the exons ATGACGTCACAGAGGAAACGACTTCCGGTGTCAACAACATGGAGAAGTTGTTCGTCTCCTCTGGGACGTTCTCTTATTTTCACCTTTTCCCACATTAACGAG ATGAAGGTGATCCAGCACTCTGCagaaacactgcaaacagctttGGTCTCGGATCGCCAGGACTTGGCTAAACTTTACAGGAAGTACACCAAAGAAGAAAGGTGTCTTCTGGAGGAGGGATTCCTCCAGGGGCAGGGTTCCCTCTTCCAACCCATCGCAGTGCATTCTGACTCAGACTGGATCCCTGCTCACCCTGAGGAGTGTCAGGACTTTGAAAGCTTCTACAGAGATCATTACAGGAAGACCCCAACTGCGAGCCACAACACTATATATATTCAAACCATAG GTTCCTTTGGGGAGGCAGGGGTCCAGACAGACCAGTATGTGGAGTGGCTCAGACAATACTGCCAGGCCTTCTTCTATGGGCTTTCTGTCAAGTTGCTGCCTGCAGTTACTGTGGCTGAAACGGGATGCTCTTTCCGTGTTAACAGCAACTCACACAACCTTCAGATCCTCACTG GTGATCTTCTACGATTTCTGGGCAACAGGAAGCCAAAAGATGCTTTTTGTATTGTCGGAATCACAATGATTGACCTGTAccccaaagactcctggaactTTGTCTTTGGACAGGCGTCTCTCAGTATGG GAATGGGTGTTTTCAGCTTCGCCAGGTATGAAGACAACTTCTACAGCAGAAATTATGCGGGACGACTGAAAAAACGTCTGCAGCCAAAGCAGGGGGATTACTCTGTGTTTGACGGATATTACACTCCCCCCATCTCCAGCACTCTGCTGCTTCGTTCCTGCAAG ACAATGACACACGAGATTGGCCACATGTTTGGAATAAGGCATTGCCAGTGGTTGAGCTGCGTCATGCAGGGCTCCAACCATCTCGAGGAGTCTGATCGCAGGCCTCTGGATTTCTGTCCCATCTGCCTTCGCAAGCTACAAGTTTCAGTCGGCTTCAAAATAGCTGAAAGatacaag ATGCCTGGATGTACTGGAAAAAACATGaactacagtgttttccagtgGCTCTGGAAACAACAGAGAAGAAAGTGA
- the LOC109626863 gene encoding monocarboxylate transporter 7-like isoform X1, with protein sequence MSAPTCCLSTHLPSHPLADFMVLCGTKVPRFLGPNVYSEPPDGGWGWMVAAAFFVVEVFTYGTIKSFGIFLQDLMEEFGETNSRVSWIVSICVFVMTFNGPLSSVMTSRLGFQPVVMIGGLLISSGTIATSFTSSINQIYITYGLVAGLGYCLTFLPTVTILSQYFSRRRSLVTAVASTGESLSMFALAPAFSALRDHIGWRRTIAVIGAMQSTIIICGALLRPIVIKPRASHKRETDGASPKELEHLSAQKNVEDTNPEDSVTNNIAKAAYSLDKELTRGSVSTGDSGVQSLYGGDKSSTEEKTLLHKHAGSETERDYVENSESGIKEAETEEEKDYRDAEKQTMKDEENESGGDTLPPKNSKLLDFSILRECNFILYCLFGLFATLGFFAPQLYIIELSVSLGVERDRAAYMLSTMAVAEILGRFSIGWILTRKQFMKRKLYVLLVCVIVMTADLVGFTLVTEFYGLAVCCALYGFFMGTLACTHIPILAEDDVVGIERMSSAAGVYVFIQSFAGLAGPPLGGVLVDVTHNYGSAFYSCAAGMALSSLFLGLVKPAKRGLLCRKRTSKQFEDVCAHEEEPEEQSKEHKRDRTDGPRDCSEVGANSDHKGATGDVEEVILFA encoded by the exons ATGTCCGCTCCTACGTGCTGTCTTTCAACTCATCTGCCTAGTCATCCACTTGCCGACT TCATGGTACTGTGTGGCACCAAGGTACCACGTTTCTTGGGGCCCAACGTGTACTCAGAGCCTCCCGATGGAGGCTGGGGATGGATGGTGGCTGCGGCCTTCTTCGTGGTGGAGGTTTTCACCTACGGTACCATCAAGAGCTTCGGCATCTTCCTTCAGGACCTGATGGAGGAGTTCGGGGAGACCAACAGTCGAGTCTCCTGGATTGTCTCcatttgtgtctttgtcatGACCTTCAACG gtcctctctcctctgtgatgACAAGCCGCCTCGGCTTCCAACCCGTCGTCATGATTGGAGGATTGCTAATTTCCTCGGGTACCATTGCCACCAGCTTCACCAGCTCCATCAACCAAATATACATCACCTATGGTTTAGTTGCGG GTCTGGGCTACTGTCTGACCTTCTTGCCCACTGTGACCATCCTTTCCCAGTACTTCTCACGTCGACggtctctggtcacagctgtgGCATCCACAGGAGAGTCCCTGTCCATGTTTGCCCTGGCGCCAG CCTTTTCTGCACTGAGGGACCACATTGGCTGGCGACGCACCATTGCAGTGATCGGAGCGATGCAAAGCACCATCATCATCTGTGGTGCTTTGCTTCGGCCAATCGTTATCAAACCCAGAGCATCCCACAAGAGAGAGACTGACGGAGCATCCCCAAAGGAACTGGAACACCTCAGCGCACAGAAGAATGTGGAGGACACAAACCCAGAGGACTCAGTAACAAACAATATCGCAAAAGCAGCATACAGTCTGGACAAGGAGTTGACCAGAGGCTCCGTAAGCACCGGAGACTCCGGTGTACAGTCTCTATATGGTGGAGATAaaagcagcacagaggagaagaCCTTACTGCACAAACACGCAgggtcagagacagagagggattATGTGGAAAACAGTGAATCAGGGATTAAAGAAGCTgagactgaggaggagaaagattaCAGAGATGCTGAGAAACAAACTATGAAAGACGAGGAAAATGAATCGGGAGGAGATACGCTACCTccaaagaattcaaaacttcTAGATTTCTCCATCCTCAGAGAGTGCAACTTCATTCTCTACTGTCTGTTCGGGCTGTTTGCCACACTCGGCTTCTTCGCCCCCCAGCTCTACATCATCGAGCTGAGCGTGAGTCTGGGCGTGGAGCGGGACCGCGCCGCCTACATGCTCTCCACCATGGCTGTGGCTGAAATCTTGGGCCGATTCTCCATTGGGTGGATCCTGACGCGAAAGCAGTTCATGAAGAGAAAGCTGTATGTTCTTTTGGTGTGTGTCATTGTAATGACAGCAGATCTGGTGGGATTTACTTTGGTCACGGAGTTCTACGGGCTGGCTGTGTGCTGTGCTTTGTACGGCTTCTTTATGGGGACGCTAGCCTGCACCCACATCCCCATACTGGCTGAGGATGATGTCGTCGGCATAGAGAGAATGTCTTCGGCTGCTGGTGTCTATGTTTTCATACAAAGCTTCGCCGGGCTCGCCGGACCCCCACTTGGAG GTGTGCTGGTGGATGTGACTCACAACTACGGCTCGGCCTTCTACTCGTGTGCAGCCGGCATGGCGCTGAGTTCCCTGTTCCTCGGTTTGGTAAAACCTGCTAAGAGAGGACTTCTTTGTAGGAAGAGGACTTCAAAACAGTTTGAAGACGTATGTGCACATGAAGAGGAGCCAGAGGAACAGAGCAAGGAGCATAAACGGGACAGAACTGACGGCCCTCGCGACTGCTCTGAAGTGGGGGCCAACTCCGACCACAAGGGGGCCACGGGAGACGTCGAGGAGGTTATACTTTTTGCTTGA
- the LOC109626863 gene encoding monocarboxylate transporter 7-like isoform X2: MVLCGTKVPRFLGPNVYSEPPDGGWGWMVAAAFFVVEVFTYGTIKSFGIFLQDLMEEFGETNSRVSWIVSICVFVMTFNGPLSSVMTSRLGFQPVVMIGGLLISSGTIATSFTSSINQIYITYGLVAGLGYCLTFLPTVTILSQYFSRRRSLVTAVASTGESLSMFALAPAFSALRDHIGWRRTIAVIGAMQSTIIICGALLRPIVIKPRASHKRETDGASPKELEHLSAQKNVEDTNPEDSVTNNIAKAAYSLDKELTRGSVSTGDSGVQSLYGGDKSSTEEKTLLHKHAGSETERDYVENSESGIKEAETEEEKDYRDAEKQTMKDEENESGGDTLPPKNSKLLDFSILRECNFILYCLFGLFATLGFFAPQLYIIELSVSLGVERDRAAYMLSTMAVAEILGRFSIGWILTRKQFMKRKLYVLLVCVIVMTADLVGFTLVTEFYGLAVCCALYGFFMGTLACTHIPILAEDDVVGIERMSSAAGVYVFIQSFAGLAGPPLGGVLVDVTHNYGSAFYSCAAGMALSSLFLGLVKPAKRGLLCRKRTSKQFEDVCAHEEEPEEQSKEHKRDRTDGPRDCSEVGANSDHKGATGDVEEVILFA; this comes from the exons ATGGTACTGTGTGGCACCAAGGTACCACGTTTCTTGGGGCCCAACGTGTACTCAGAGCCTCCCGATGGAGGCTGGGGATGGATGGTGGCTGCGGCCTTCTTCGTGGTGGAGGTTTTCACCTACGGTACCATCAAGAGCTTCGGCATCTTCCTTCAGGACCTGATGGAGGAGTTCGGGGAGACCAACAGTCGAGTCTCCTGGATTGTCTCcatttgtgtctttgtcatGACCTTCAACG gtcctctctcctctgtgatgACAAGCCGCCTCGGCTTCCAACCCGTCGTCATGATTGGAGGATTGCTAATTTCCTCGGGTACCATTGCCACCAGCTTCACCAGCTCCATCAACCAAATATACATCACCTATGGTTTAGTTGCGG GTCTGGGCTACTGTCTGACCTTCTTGCCCACTGTGACCATCCTTTCCCAGTACTTCTCACGTCGACggtctctggtcacagctgtgGCATCCACAGGAGAGTCCCTGTCCATGTTTGCCCTGGCGCCAG CCTTTTCTGCACTGAGGGACCACATTGGCTGGCGACGCACCATTGCAGTGATCGGAGCGATGCAAAGCACCATCATCATCTGTGGTGCTTTGCTTCGGCCAATCGTTATCAAACCCAGAGCATCCCACAAGAGAGAGACTGACGGAGCATCCCCAAAGGAACTGGAACACCTCAGCGCACAGAAGAATGTGGAGGACACAAACCCAGAGGACTCAGTAACAAACAATATCGCAAAAGCAGCATACAGTCTGGACAAGGAGTTGACCAGAGGCTCCGTAAGCACCGGAGACTCCGGTGTACAGTCTCTATATGGTGGAGATAaaagcagcacagaggagaagaCCTTACTGCACAAACACGCAgggtcagagacagagagggattATGTGGAAAACAGTGAATCAGGGATTAAAGAAGCTgagactgaggaggagaaagattaCAGAGATGCTGAGAAACAAACTATGAAAGACGAGGAAAATGAATCGGGAGGAGATACGCTACCTccaaagaattcaaaacttcTAGATTTCTCCATCCTCAGAGAGTGCAACTTCATTCTCTACTGTCTGTTCGGGCTGTTTGCCACACTCGGCTTCTTCGCCCCCCAGCTCTACATCATCGAGCTGAGCGTGAGTCTGGGCGTGGAGCGGGACCGCGCCGCCTACATGCTCTCCACCATGGCTGTGGCTGAAATCTTGGGCCGATTCTCCATTGGGTGGATCCTGACGCGAAAGCAGTTCATGAAGAGAAAGCTGTATGTTCTTTTGGTGTGTGTCATTGTAATGACAGCAGATCTGGTGGGATTTACTTTGGTCACGGAGTTCTACGGGCTGGCTGTGTGCTGTGCTTTGTACGGCTTCTTTATGGGGACGCTAGCCTGCACCCACATCCCCATACTGGCTGAGGATGATGTCGTCGGCATAGAGAGAATGTCTTCGGCTGCTGGTGTCTATGTTTTCATACAAAGCTTCGCCGGGCTCGCCGGACCCCCACTTGGAG GTGTGCTGGTGGATGTGACTCACAACTACGGCTCGGCCTTCTACTCGTGTGCAGCCGGCATGGCGCTGAGTTCCCTGTTCCTCGGTTTGGTAAAACCTGCTAAGAGAGGACTTCTTTGTAGGAAGAGGACTTCAAAACAGTTTGAAGACGTATGTGCACATGAAGAGGAGCCAGAGGAACAGAGCAAGGAGCATAAACGGGACAGAACTGACGGCCCTCGCGACTGCTCTGAAGTGGGGGCCAACTCCGACCACAAGGGGGCCACGGGAGACGTCGAGGAGGTTATACTTTTTGCTTGA